A single region of the Brassica rapa cultivar Chiifu-401-42 chromosome A03, CAAS_Brap_v3.01, whole genome shotgun sequence genome encodes:
- the LOC103861600 gene encoding RNA-binding KH domain-containing protein PEPPER, with protein sequence MAAVADSAENGATNFPENETLTPSGVTASSLLNEASVAFPESNQPDTLTAETAPNTNDSAAERWPGWPGDCVFRVIVPVSKVGAIIGRKGDIIRKMCEETRARIKVLDGPTTTPDRIVMISAKEEPEAYMSPAMEAVVRVFRRVSGLPDSDDDEDLQNAGVAFSSVRLLVASSQAINLIGKQGSSIKSIVENSGASVRILSDEDTPFYAAQDERIVDLQGEALKIVKALEGVVGHLRKFLVDHSVVPLFEKQYLARVSQVRQEEPLANNKSALHAALSNAIESDLLARREALFLERDTRVESFVQPSGASIYSQDPALAARHSPGLARVSAAFVTQVSQTMQIPFSYAEDIIGLEGANIAFIRRRSGATITIQESPHPDQITVEIKGTSSQVQTAQQLIQDFISNHKEPASVSGGYARVDTGYVPAYPPQLSNLQEPLASSYMGTETVQYRPTAYSQLAGPSASAYTPSLNGQTYGTEYRPASDAGGYNTYNL encoded by the exons ATGGCCGCCGTCGCCGATTCCGCCGAGAACGGTGCTACAAACTTCCCCGAGAATGAAACCCTCACACCTTCCGGAGTCACTGCCTCCTCATTGCTCAACGAAGCCTCCGTCGCCTTCCCCGAATCGAATCAGCCGGATACCTTAACTGCCGAGACCGCCCCCAATACGAACGATTCCGCGGCGGAGAGATGGCCAGGATGGCCTGGCGATTGCGTGTTCCGTGTGATCGTTCCGGTATCTAAGGTCGGAGCTATTATCGGACGCAAAGGAGATATCATCAGAAAGATGTGCGAGGAGACTCGCGCTCGCATCAAAGTCCTCGACGGTCCCACCACAACTCCTGATCGCATC GTGATGATATCTGCAAAGGAAGAACCAGAGGCGTACATGTCACCTGCAATGGAGGCAGTCGTGAGGGTGTTCAGAAGAGTTTCGGGGCTGCCTGatagtgatgatgatgaggatcttCAGAACGCTGGAGTTGCTTTCTCTTCAGTGCGTTTATTAGTTGCTTCTTCGCAGGCGATTAATTTAATCGGGAAACAAGGGTCCTCTATTAAATCTATAGTAGAGAACTCTGGTGCATCGGTTCGCATTTTATCAGACG AGGACACACCGTTTTATGCTGCGCAAGATGAGAGGATAGTGGATTTGCAGGGGGAAGCTTTAAAGATCGTAAAGGCGTTAGAAGGTGTTGTAGGACACTTGAGGAAATTTCTAGTCGACCATTCTGTGGTTCCTCTCTTCGAGAAGCAA tATCTAGCTAGAGTCTCCCAAGTTCGTCAGGAGGAACCGTTAGCTAACAACAAGTCAGCTCTCCATGCTGCTTTGTCAAATGCAATCGAGTCTGATCTCTTGGCACGGAGGGAAGCTCTGTTTTTGGAGCGGGATACTCGGGTGGAGTCATTTGTTCAGCCTTCGGGAGCTTCCATCTACAGTCAGGATCCTGCATTGGCCGCTAGACACTCCCCTGGCCTTGCTCGAGTTTCTGCTGCTTTTGTTACACAG GTATCTCAGACGATGCAAATACCGTTCTCCTATGCGGAGGATATTATTGGTTTAGAAGGAGCTAATATAGCCTTCATCCGGAGAAGAAGCGGCGCTACCATTACCATTCAAGAGAGTCCACATCCTGATCAAATCACAGTTGAAATCAAAGGcacatcttctcaagtacaaaCTGCCCAGCAACTAATTCAA GACTTCATCAGCAATCACAAGGAACCGGCTTCGGTTTCAGGGGGATATGCTAGAGTGGATACTGGTTATGTACCTGCGTACCCTCCTCAGCTGAGCAACCTTCAAGAGCCGCTCGCGAGCAGCTACATGGGCACAGAGACGGTGCAGTACAGACCAACAGCCTACTCTCAGCTTGCTGGTCCGTCGGCGTCTGCATACACGCCGTCACTGAATGGGCAAACTTATGGAACGGAATATAGACCAGCTTCTGATGCTGGTGGCTACAACACTTATAATTTATGA
- the LOC103861601 gene encoding peroxidase 44 has product MRSITALFFLFCFLVPSALAQLRFGFYGRSCPRAESIVANVVANRFRRDRSITAALLRMQFHDCFVRGCDASLLIDPRPGRPSEKSTGPNASVRGYEIIDEAKRQLEAACPRTVSCADIVTLATRDSVALAGGPRFSVPTGRRDGLRSSPNDVNLPGPTIPVSASIQAFAAKGMNANDMVTLIGGGHSVGSIHCSLFQDRLNDPAMDRTLNARLRNTCRSPNDPSVFLDQRTPFIVDNAIYGEIRRQRGVMRIDQNMGLDRSTRGIVSSFAQSNALFRKRFAEAMVKMGRIGVLTGRSGEIRRNCRVFNNGR; this is encoded by the exons ATGAGGTCAATCACAGctttgtttttccttttctgtTTCCTTGTCCCATCTGCCTTGGCGCAGCTCCGCTTTGGGTTCTACGGCCGATCATGCCCCCGCGCGGAATCTATTGTTGCTAATGTTGTTGCCAACCGTTTCCGCCGTGACCGTAGCATCACTGCAGCATTGCTTCGTATGCAGTTTCATGATTGCTTTGTCAGG GGTTGTGATGCTTCCCTCTTGATCGACCCAAGACCCGGAAGGCCATCAGAGAAAAGCACCGGACCAAATGCAAGTGTCAGAGGCTACGAGATCATTGATGAGGCCAAAAGACAGCTCGAGGCTGCGTGCCCCAGAACTGTCTCATGCGCAGACATTGTAACTCTAGCCACCAGAGACTCAGTCGCATTAGCTGGTGGTCCAAGGTTCTCAGTACCAACAGGAAGACGTGATGGATTAAGGTCAAGTCCCAATGATGTGAACTTGCCCGGACCAACAATCCCTGTGTCTGCATCCATCCAAGCATTTGCAGCTAAAGGTATGAATGCGAACGACATGGTTACACTTATTGGTGGTGGCCACAGTGTTGGTTCTATTCATTGCAGTCTTTTCCAGGATAGGCTTAATGACCCTGCCATGGACCGCACTTTAAATGCTAG GTTGAGGAACACATGCCGTTCTCCAAATGACCCATCGGTATTCTTGGACCAAAGGACACCATTCATCGTGGATAACGCAATCTACGGAGAGATCCGAAGGCAGAGAGGAGTCATGAGGATTGATCAAAACATGGGTCTTGACAGGTCAACCCGTGGAATTGTGTCGAGCTTTGCACAAAGCAATGCACTCTTTAGGAAGAGATTTGCTGAAGCAATGGTGAAAATGGGTAGGATTGGGGTTCTTACCGGACGTTCTGGAGAGATCAGGAGAAACTGTAGAGTCTTCAACAACGGACGTTGA
- the LOC103861603 gene encoding peroxidase 44: MKSITALFLLFCFLVPSALAQLKFAFYGPSCHRAGSIISTVVANSFRSDPSITAALLRMQFHDCFVTVSKLLLVCGCDASLLIDPRPGRPSEKSTGPNASVRGYEVIDEIKRQLEAVCPGIVSCADIVALATRDAIKLAGGPSFLIKTGRRDGLRSNPADVNLPGPTIPVSASIQAFAAKGMSVNDMVTLIGGGHSVGSIHCSLFQDRLNDPAMDRSLNAQLRNTCRAPNDPSVFLDQRTPFVVDNAIFGEMQRQRAVMRIDSNLAFDGATRGIVSSFAQSNSLFRQRFAQAMEKMGTIGVLTGRAGEIRRNCRVFNNGR, encoded by the exons ATGAAGTCAATTACAGctttgtttttacttttctgTTTCCTTGTTCCCTCTGCTTTGGCGCAACTCAAGTTTGCGTTCTACGGTCCCTCATGCCACCGCGCTGGATCTATCATTTCTACTGTCGTTGCCAACAGTTTCCGTAGCGACCCTAGCATTACTGCAGCATTGCTTCGTATGCAGTTTCATGATTGCTTTGTTACGGTTAGTAAGCTTCTCCTTGTGTGT GGTTGTGATGCTTCCCTTTTGATTGACCCAAGACCAGGAAGGCCATCAGAGAAAAGCACAGGACCAAATGCAAGCGTGAGAGGCTATGAGGTCATTGATGAGATTAAGAGACAGCTCGAGGCTGTGTGCCCCGGAATTGTCTCATGCGCAGACATTGTAGCTCTAGCCACCAGAGATGCGATCAAATTAGCTGGTGGTCCAAGCTTCTTGATAAAAACAGGAAGACGTGATGGATTAAGGTCAAACCCAGCCGATGTGAACTTGCCCGGACCAACAATTCCTGTGTCCGCATCCATCCAAGCATTTGCAGCTAAAGGCATGAGTGTGAACGATATGGTTACACTAATTGGTGGTGGCCACAGTGTTGGTTCTATTCATTGCAGTCTTTTCCAGGATAGGCTTAATGACCCTGCCATGGACCGCTCACTGAACGCTCA GTTGAGGAACACATGTCGTGCCCCAAATGACCCATCCGTGTTCTTGGACCAAAGGACTCCATTCGTTGTGGATAACGCAATCTTTGGAGAGATGCAAAGACAAAGAGCAGTCATGAGGATTGATTCAAACTTGGCTTTCGATGGAGCAACCCGTGGAATTGTGTCGAGTTTTGCACAAAGCAATTCACTCTTCAGACAGAGATTTGCTCAGGCAATGGAGAAAATGGGTACCATTGGAGTCCTTACCGGACGTGCTGGAGAGATCAGGAGAAACTGCAGAGTCTTCAACAACGGACGTTGA
- the LOC103861602 gene encoding protein At-4/1 → MAATSDEQMRLLLSSFDQIYEDFKSGMSEMNVFRSRSNVETSRREALEISNKTLKEENERLKKLHTESLNNFVDQLEHRTKCHGLKEELKRVNDENRSKEHEHRNALESLMQKHVAKVEELENKIRSLLVEKATNEMVIDRLRQDLAANKSHIQAMSRKLDRVYSEVESKYEVEVQDLKDCLLMEQEEKIDITNKLQSLQKELVISRTTVAEKQRDTTSYRQVETLKQKLMKLRKENEILKRKLSSS, encoded by the exons ATGGCGGCAACAAGCGACGAGCAGATGCGTTTGCTTCTCTCCAGCTTCGATCAGATCTACGAG GATTTCAAAAGCGGGATGAGCGAGATGAACGTGTTCAGATCGAGGAGCAATGTGGAAACCAGTAGAAGAGAGGCGCTTGAGATTAGCAATAAGACTCTTAAAGAAG AGAACGAAAGGCTGAAGAAGCTACATACAGAATCGTTAAACAACTTCGTAGATCAG CTTGAGCATCGAACTAAGTGCCACGGCTTGAAAGAAGAACTGAAGAGAGTGAATGATGAAAACAGAAGCAAAGAGCAT GAACATAGGAATGCTTTGGAGTCGCTTATGCAGAAGCATGTAGCAAAGGTTGAAGAGCTAGAGAACAAAATCAG AAGCCTTTTGGTTGAAAAGGCAACAAACGAGATGGTGATTGATAGGCTGCGCCAGGATTTGGCAGCTAACAAATCGCATATTCAAGCAATGTCGAGGAAGCTGGATCGAGTCTATTCCGAAGTGGAATCCAAGT ATGAAGTCGAGGTTCAGGATCTGAAGGACTGTCTTCTCATGGAGCAAGAAGAGAAAATTGATATTACTAACAAACTTCAGAGTCTGCAGAAGGAAC TGGTTATAAGTAGAACAACAGTAGCCGAAAAGCAGAGGGATACAACTTCATATCGACAGGTGGAGACTTTGAAGCAGAAGCTAATGAAACTGAGAAAAGAGAATGAGATCCTTAAACGGAAACTATCTTCTTCATAG